In one Lolium rigidum isolate FL_2022 chromosome 3, APGP_CSIRO_Lrig_0.1, whole genome shotgun sequence genomic region, the following are encoded:
- the LOC124701424 gene encoding UDP-glycosyltransferase 76B1-like: MHYVATCVRTVSRRHTSVPATASDRSYKILEELANQQSLLGIIRSNRPHRAESIREMATVHEAPIDGDGRRRPHARRVLVFPLPFQGHINPMMQLADVLHSRGLGVTVLHTRFNALDPALHPEFTFVAVPDGIPADIAATGSIISIILAMNAAMEASGAVHDVLASVLADEPAACLFIDANLLAVQKAAAALGLPTMVLRTGSAACFSCFLAYPMLHEKGYLPPKESQLCTPVQELPPLRVKDLFLSSSNNHEMVRKVLARATETVRNSHGLVINTFEALETAELDRIRREVDAAVVLAVGPLHKLSTRGTGSSLLQQDRSCIEWLDRQAAGSVLYVSFGSLASMDSGELWEVAWGLANSGQPFLWVVRPDLVRGSDGTGLPEGFDRAVDGRGKVIPWAPQQEVLAHPAVGGFWTHNGWNSTLESISQGLPMICRPQFADQMMNTRYVETAWGVGFELEGELERNKIEEAIRNLMKGSNGETMLERARELKKKVATCLESDGSSVLAIDKLIDYISSL, translated from the exons ATGCACTACGTGGCAACCTGTGTAAGAACCGTGAGTCGACGTCACACGTCAGTACCTGCGACTGCCAGTGACCGCTCATACAAAATCCTGGAAGAATTAGCCAATCAGCAATCCCTGCTTGGTATTATCCGGTCGAATCGCCCCCATCGAGCTGAGAGCATCAGAGAAATGGCCACTGTCCACGAAGCCCCCATCGATGGCGACGGCCGGAGACGACCTCACGCGCGCCGCGTGCTGGTGTTCCCGCTGCCGTTCCAGGGCCACATCAACCCGATGATGCAGCTCGCCGACGTGCTTCACTCCCGGGGCCTCGGCGTCACCGTGCTTCACACCCGGTTCAACGCGCTCGACcccgcgctccaccccgagttCACCTTCGTCGCCGTGCCCGACGGCATCCCCGCCGACATCGCCGCGACGGGgagcatcatctccatcatcctcgccatgaacgCAGCCATGGAGGCGTCCGGGGCGGTCCACGACGTCCTAGCGTCGGTGCTCGCCGATGAACCCGCCGCGTGCCTCTTCATCGACGCCAACCTCCTGGCCGTGCAGAAGGCCGCCGCAGCGCTCGGGCTCCCCACCATGGTGCTGCGCACCGGCAGCGCCGCCTGCTTCAGCTGCTTTCTGGCTTACCCCATGCTTCACGAGAAGGGTTATCTGCCTCCAAAAG AATCGCAGCTCTGCACACCGGTGCAGGAGCTGCCGCCGCTGCGTGTCAAGGACCTATTCTTGTCGAGCAGCAACAACCATGAAATGGTGCGCAAGGTCTTGGCCAGAGCCACCGAGACAGTGAGGAACTCCCACGGGCTCGTCATCAACACGTTCGAAGCTCTGGAAACCGCCGAACTTGACAGGATCCGGAGGGAGGTAGATGCCGCTGTCGTGCTCGCGGTCGGCCCGCTCCACAAGCTCTCCACCCGGGGCACGGGGAGCAGCCTGCTGCAGCAGGACCGTAGCTGCATCGAGTGGCTGGACAGGCAGGCGGCGGGGTCCGTGCTGTACGTGAGCTTTGGgagcttggcgtccatggactccGGCGAGCTCTGGGAGGTTGCGTGGGGGCTGGCCAACAGTGGCCAACCATTTCTATGGGTTGTCAGACCGGACCTCGTACGGGGATCGGACGGGACAGGTCTGCCGGAGGGATTTGATCGTGCGGTGGACGGCAGGGGCAAGGTGATCCCATGGGCCCCGCAGCAGGAGGTGCTGGCCCACCCGGCAGTGGGTGGGTTCTGGACCCACAACGGCTGGAACTCGACATTGGAGAGCATCAGCCAGGGCCTCCCGATGATCTGCAGGCCTCAGTTCGCGGACCAAATGATGAACACGAGGTACGTGGAGACAGCATGGGGCGTAGGTTTTGAACTTGAGGGTGAGCTCGAGAGAAACAAAATTGAGGAGGCAATTCGAAATCTAATGAAGGGGAGCAACGGAGAGACGATGTTGGAAAGAGCCAGAGAGCTTAAGAAGAAAGTAGCAACTTGCTTAGAGAGTGACGGGTCTTCTGTGTTGGCCATTGACAAATTGATTGATTATATATCATCTCTCTAG